A part of Brachybacterium faecium DSM 4810 genomic DNA contains:
- a CDS encoding permease component of ABC-type sugar transporter (PFAM: Binding-protein-dependent transport system inner membrane component) codes for MSASDSSVAAGPAHPPGTPPRGIAQAPPGTAGAGRGRRRLSRRDKRNLRVGLLFISPWIIGVAAFVIYPLVYSFAISLTQYSGMQTPTFIGLQNYVAAFLDPLVRTSVGNTVYYMLVAVPLGLVVALLLALAMNRNVREVAVYRTLLYLPSLIPMFAMSFIFIVFVNPQFGIVNQILGLFGMPDTNLLGEPRYAKIVIILMAQLAAGNAALIYLAGLRNIPSALYEAARIDGAGRMKQFTAITLPLLTPTILFNLITGVSGAMMVFTEAYIMTDGGPDNATLFYMLYLYRNAFSYGQLGFASALAVLLFLFGMLLAGLIYWLSRRFVNYDVAAG; via the coding sequence ATGAGCGCGAGCGATTCGAGCGTCGCAGCCGGGCCCGCCCATCCCCCGGGCACCCCGCCGCGCGGGATCGCGCAGGCCCCGCCCGGGACCGCCGGCGCAGGTCGCGGCCGTCGACGGCTGAGTCGGCGCGACAAGCGGAACCTCAGGGTGGGGCTGCTGTTCATCTCGCCGTGGATCATCGGCGTGGCCGCCTTCGTGATCTACCCGCTGGTGTACTCCTTCGCCATCAGCCTCACCCAGTACTCGGGCATGCAGACCCCCACCTTCATCGGGCTGCAGAACTACGTCGCCGCATTCCTGGACCCGCTGGTGCGCACCTCGGTGGGCAACACGGTCTACTACATGCTGGTCGCCGTGCCGCTGGGCCTGGTGGTGGCGCTGCTGCTGGCGCTGGCGATGAACCGCAACGTTCGCGAGGTCGCGGTGTACCGCACCCTGCTGTACCTGCCATCGCTGATCCCGATGTTCGCGATGTCCTTCATCTTCATCGTGTTCGTCAACCCGCAGTTCGGCATCGTCAACCAGATCTTGGGACTGTTCGGGATGCCGGACACGAATCTGCTGGGCGAGCCCCGCTACGCGAAGATCGTCATCATCCTGATGGCCCAGCTGGCCGCCGGGAACGCTGCTCTGATCTACCTCGCGGGGCTGCGGAACATCCCCTCCGCCCTCTACGAGGCGGCGCGCATCGACGGCGCCGGGAGGATGAAGCAGTTCACCGCGATCACACTGCCGCTGCTGACCCCGACGATCCTGTTCAACCTGATCACGGGCGTCTCCGGCGCGATGATGGTGTTCACCGAGGCCTACATCATGACCGACGGCGGTCCGGACAACGCGACGCTGTTCTACATGCTGTACCTCTACCGGAATGCCTTCTCCTACGGGCAGCTGGGCTTCGCCTCGGCGCTCGCGGTGCTGCTGTTCCTGTTCGGGATGCTCCTGGCCGGCCTCATCTATTGGCTCTCGCGCCGGTTCGTCAACTACGACGTGGCCGCGGGCTGA